The genomic DNA atgtgtgtggttgttaagcttatgtgtatttatttttgtaaatgcCATCAGATTGTCTCATCCTTTTTAAATTCACATTTCTAAAATTTTAAAGGACCTATAATTAAATATCTAGCCTACACCCTTTTGTAACCTAGTACATACGGTAGCCATGGATACCCTGAGAATTAAACTATATTATTTTTGCTTTACTGtgttaaaatgtattaaatctTGTTTACTGgataagtgttttttttatgtgaaacACTTTTGggaacactttacttgacggtaTCTACAGAAGAGTGACATGCATGGCACTGTTGTAAACACGACACTGTCATGACTGAagcctaaccctaacttgtcaaggcaaaaactgaatgacacttaatgacagaagcacTTAGATtctctgcccaaacccgaactgcgggctGGTGTTACAGATCTCGGTGGGATCCTGTTACCTAAACAATTAGTAGGCTGTTTTACCTAATTTACTGCAGATGTGACTCCGATTCTAGAAATGGTAACGTTAACCACGCTACAGTAACTTTGCGTTGAGCCAATTGAACCTACTTCTGTGCAATGAAGATTTACCCTAAATAGCTTATACTGTAACTGCTATTTCTTTTCAGGATATAATGGGCAGAGACTCAGGAATAAATGGAACATTGGTTTCAATGGTCCATGACGAAACTAATGATTATACATACAATCCTGACCTTGAACCACCTGCTCGTCTGTCTTGTGACgctctgtgtgcttttgtcctgacatcaaacatcatcatcttcattctGGGCATTGTGGGAAATGGCCTTGTCATTTGGATCATTAGCGTAAAGACAAAACGCACGGTCAACTCCTCATGGTACCTGAGCTTGGCAGCGTCTGACTTCTTGTTCTGCGCGACTGTTCCTCTCAACGGTGTCTATATGGCAACTGGACACTGGCATTTTGGACATTTCATGTGTAAGTTCGTATCTGTGGCCTTCCCCCTTAACATGTACAGCAGCATTTTCCTCCTGCTTGTCATCAGTGTGGACCGCTGCATGTGTGTCGTATTTCCTGTGTGGACTCAGAACCACCGGACTCTGAGGAAGTCTTCTGCCATCATTGTCCTGGTCTGGATTGTCTCTGCACTGCTAACTCTACCCTCCTTTGTGTTTCGTACTATAGAAGATGATACCAAGTGCATCCATGATTATGATTCCACTGCATTTTCCCGTAAAAACACTGTGTTGATTGGTTTTATATTTGGACTTGCCATCCCTCTGATGGTGATAGTGATCTGCTACTCTGTTATTACGCTGAAGCTGAGAGCCAATCGTATGATGAGATCTTCAAAGCCCTTTAAGGTGATGACCGCTGTCATAATCACATTTGTAATCTGCTGGCTTCCTTTCCAAATCTTTCAGCTGCTGGAAGTCTACCATGCATCATATTCTCATACCCTGTTGAAAATAGGGATTCAAGTAACAATGACCTTAGCCTATGCCAACAGTTTCATGAACCCAATTTTGTATTCATTCATGGGTCAGGACTTCAGGAATAAATGCCTGATGTCCGTTCTTTCAAGGATGGAAAATGCCTTGCGGGA from Sardina pilchardus chromosome 2, fSarPil1.1, whole genome shotgun sequence includes the following:
- the LOC134099102 gene encoding chemerin-like receptor 1, giving the protein MGRDSGINGTLVSMVHDETNDYTYNPDLEPPARLSCDALCAFVLTSNIIIFILGIVGNGLVIWIISVKTKRTVNSSWYLSLAASDFLFCATVPLNGVYMATGHWHFGHFMCKFVSVAFPLNMYSSIFLLLVISVDRCMCVVFPVWTQNHRTLRKSSAIIVLVWIVSALLTLPSFVFRTIEDDTKCIHDYDSTAFSRKNTVLIGFIFGLAIPLMVIVICYSVITLKLRANRMMRSSKPFKVMTAVIITFVICWLPFQIFQLLEVYHASYSHTLLKIGIQVTMTLAYANSFMNPILYSFMGQDFRNKCLMSVLSRMENALREEGCSTKAMSMSKSSS